ggggggggggggggggggtgtacacaACTTTGATtgtaatcgaagagaattctcttggttcGATAATGCGGTCAGTTTTTGATAAGGAATTGTAGGTCAGGTCAACAAAAGGACttcagttcctgtatgttgttatgattaacgagtcgtggtgtgatcataaggcatacacccctgcccttcttcttaTCAGAGAGATGTTTGTGTCTGTCGGCGCGATACGTggagaaaccaggtggctgtaccgactctgataacgtatcctgagtgagccatgtttccgtgaaacagagaatgttacaatctctgatgtctctctggaaggcaacccttgctcggatttcgtctaccttgttgtcaagagactggacgttggctagtagtatactcgggagcgatGGGCGATGTACCCGTCtacagagcctgaccagaagaccactccgtctgccccttctgcggcgccgctGTTTTGAGTCGcctgctgggatccgatccattgtcctgggtggtggaccaaacagaggatccgcttcgggaaagtcgtattcctggtcataatgttggtgagttgacgttgttcttatatccaatagttcctcccagCTGTATGTAATGAGACTTAATATTCCCTGGGGTgacagtgtaagaaataatacattaaaaaaacaatatactgtgtagtttcctaagaacgcgaagcgaagATCTCTGTCGGCGGCGAAGATAAGATACATTGTCATTCCTCTGACCCCTCACCAGTCTCCCCCATAGGGACTCGGGTGCCTGTAGGTCTGGGAGACAGTGGGACCTGCAGTGACCTGGTACCAGTTAGACATGGTGCTGAGAACAGAGATGTACCACATATCAAAGCAGAAAATTGAAAAACACATACGCACTTCATGAATACAACTGAGCTTTTCCAGAACCCCTCACTTACTCAACAGTGTGGTGTGGCATCCTGCCCTGCTATTGTAATTGGCCATCTTGATTGATGTTTGATATTTCTCAAATCATATTTCTCAAGGACTCTCTCAGGGACTTTTGTGGTCAGTACCAGTAAGAACAGTCTGTGTGTACGCATAATATGTTTATGTGCCAATACTGGCTAGTGTCCCATCTATCTTTCTATCCATCTAGAGCAGGggttttcaaacctctcctcggggacccccagccgttccatGTATTTTAACTTATCGACAGCTAGCACATCTGATCAACTtgaactaatcatcaagcccttgaataggtgaatcaggtgagctggtttagggctacaacaaaattgtgaaacgtcttggggtcccagaggagaggtgggAAAACCCCTGATCTAGAGTGTGTGATTGTCAGGCTTTATGTCGGTCTTTCAGTGGTTACACAGATTCATATAATAAATCAGAGTAAACTGTATTGGCACTTGAAGGGACGTCCTCAGGGAGCCTCCAGATAGACTGTAGCAGGCCTCGATCACGCCTCCCTTTAAGACTCtttggggctcctgagtggcgcggcggtctaaggcactgcatcgcagagcttgaggcgtcactacaggctgggttcgatcccaggctgtgtcatagCCGGCCGTGagcaggagacccatgaggcggtgcacaattggcccagcatcgtccgagctaggggaaggtttggccggccgggatgtccttgtcccatcgcactctagcaactccttgtggcgggtcggcgcctgcaagctgacttcgggtTGCCAGTTGTAcaatgtttcctctgacacattggtgcggctcgcttccgggttaagcgagcagtgtgtcaagaagcagtgtggcttagcagggtcgtgtttcggaggacacatggctctcgaccttcacctctcccgagtccgtacgggagttgcagcaatgggacaagactaactaccaattggggagaaaaatgggtaaaAGTACAAACATAAAAATAAGACTCTTTCTTGAGCAATAAAGAGTTGGATGACGGGGGAAAGAAACCAGAGCCTCATTTAATTCTCCCTCCCTTGTCCCGTTCCCCTACGTATCGGATTTAACCCCCCATATGCAGCGTTACACCCATGATGCTGTCTCAGCGAGTTGACCGTCCTGTGGCGTGCAGACAACCTGAGTTCAAACCGAGTTTGTCATATATTGTACCCCCTGAAGATTGTAAGTTGTAGCAACAAGAGAAAACACCATGTTGAAGCATTTATCgactaggggagagagagagggaggaagaggtaaATAATGTTACATTATGAATAATGAGCTGGGCCTTCACTGGCCTAATGACAGAGACCTGCTTTAGATTAAGCccctacaaacaaacacacacacacacactcacaacccCCATGCAGCCACTTACACACAGGAGAGCAGTGCAGGAGGCCGTATCGGCATCCGCTCTGATAATCTATTGCCCCTGGCAATGGGATCAGATTTGCTTTGCTCCAGGacaaaagagggagagaagggaaggggataaagagaaagacagagggagaattgggcctgtaaccgaaagttactggttcaaatccctgagatgactaggtgaaaaatctgtcaatgtgcccttgagcaaggctattaaccctaattgctcctgtaagttgctctggatatgAGGGGGTTTGTGGTTAGTTAGGATGCAgagggggtctgtgtgtgtgtggttggttggGGTCCGGGAGAATGTTTCAGTGGAAATGTGAATCAACAATGTTGACTGGGAGATCACACCCTAGTCTCACATACACAGCCAGCACTTCATTATGAACATGGAGTACCGCTTCCATCTGCTGGCCAAATGACAACACATCAGTTTCCTTCACAGATGTATTATTAGTTCAAAGTTAATGTTTTCAGAAGATACATTTTACACATGCTGCAatcaaacatgtatggcaatgcTTTTAAGGGACATTAGTATACACAAGCAAAAAAGTATTATAAAGATTATAAAAAAGGTTTGAATTCAGTTCATAATTCCAGCAGAGGAAAACATTTAAAGACGCTAAAGTCCATCAGTAGAAAAGTGAATTTAGTTGTCATCTTCTTAGCTGTGTAACTTCAAGGTTAGAAGGAGGTTGGTGATTCTAGGGTAGTGTGCACCAAGGTAGGGGTCAATTCACTAAATCCAGGAAGTAAATTGTCATTGTGACAGGACGACACAGAGCGGCCTGGAATGTTGCTAACAGGAATATGGCCTCAATAAACAACCCAAAGCCCCATCTACAAGCAACTTTAATGATCCAACAAAAATTATAATACTAGGTCTAACATCTGGGATATCCCTCCAACCAACCCCAGGCTACCTcacacctctctatataaggCTGGTGTTGTAAAGATGTGGGTCTTGCTTCCTCAGATCAAATGGGTTAGTCTACAGACGGGGAGAAGGAGGACCAGTACCCCCTCAGGCCTCCTCCATCAACCCCTCTTCCTCCTTTCCTTATATTCTTCTTCCATATTTACTCTTCATCATCGCTTCTCCAGTTTCTTGAACTTGGCctctgcagagagacagacagattgactgactgactgtgcaGGAAGGTTAgttagtctcacacacacacacacacttaggagTAGTGTCCAAGGGAAGTGAATTTTTAGCTGTTCATTTGGGACAGTGTGCTAGCGCTCTCTGCTGTTGGAGCTCAGGGTGTAGAGGTGAACTTAAACAGCAGAGGGCACCACAAGTGCATTTTTAATATGACACTATGAGGTAGAAATAACAcagcctgttcaggtgggatggagttttcgGCCCagatcatgacatcacaatctgatcTGATTATAAAAGACCAATAACCGTTCATCAGGGTAAGCGGGTGGGCTCTAGATCATCCTATCagccaatcagggctgtgtatgtgAATATCTTCAAATTTCTTTCCTAACGCCCACAcgatcagactgagcatttcaatgGCCAAAAGAGGAACAGggtaataaataatacaaatatatatttaggAGTTGTTTAAATAAACAGTGATTTATTAGATATACagtgaagatttttttttaaatacattaaaAACACTGCATGGGGCTTTAATGTTGAGCTGAACACTGCAGCACGGCTATTCTTAGCACATCTGCCATAGAGACTGCTAGCAGATTCTAATAGAGAAGCCTTAGTGACCGCGCTAACAGATATTTATTTCTATCTACCACTTTTCTCCCCCTGTCAGTCTGGTGAGGGTTAAGGTTACACACTGGAACTCAGTAGGCTCTTTTCCACTTACAGCCCTGGTATAAATATAGACTTGCAATATGAAGCTACGGTATGTGTTTCCACAGGCATgccactctgtctgtgtgtttctgtcttaCCAAGCTTCTTGGAGTAGGTGTCCAGTTTATAAGCAGCCTGCTCCAGAGACGACACTTGTTCCTCAATCTGGTTTATCTGCTCTAGATAGGGCTGGAGGCTGGCGTCTAACACACAAAACAATATATTTTTcagttaaatgaaggtaaaaaaaaaaaaaattcataaAGGGTCGCAAGCGTCCCCTTCATGTTTGAAAGGCTAATAAACATACACTTGAGGTTGAGGTCCTGCAGGTTCCTGCTGATATTAATGCTGATGTCTTTCATCTCCATGTACTTCAGACTGGTCAGCTTGTTCATATTCTCCAGCAGACGGTAGTCCTCACAGGTGCCTGGGAGAAGAGGGAAACGGGGGAGCATGAAACTTTCTCCACAACAGAAGATTATGACATTGTTGTTATGCTGAAGACATGACAGTATTCACTGAGTGTAATAAAacaactcaatatttggaaggtgttcgtaatgttttgtacactcagcgtataCTAGTATGCAACTGTATAGACAATGTAGCGGGAGAGACAAAAGACAGTCAGACATGCAGGaatacagacagatagacaggcacACCTGTGAGTTCTCCTTGTAGGAAGACCGCCATCTTATCGAACATGTCTGTACAGAGCTCATTGATGTCTGGTTCTACAGCCTCCTCTGCAGTCTCCACCCCACCgtcacctac
This genomic window from Salvelinus namaycush isolate Seneca chromosome 8, SaNama_1.0, whole genome shotgun sequence contains:
- the LOC120051850 gene encoding biogenesis of lysosome-related organelles complex-1 subunit 2-like, translated to MAATGEEAAAMDSISRVPPAHPTVLSLGGSSETRGEPGETAADGQVVPAAPKKPTSSSDGGVETAEEAVEPDINELCTDMFDKMAVFLQGELTGTCEDYRLLENMNKLTSLKYMEMKDISINISRNLQDLNLKYASLQPYLEQINQIEEQVSSLEQAAYKLDTYSKKLEAKFKKLEKR